ATACTTACTCTCTGGACAACTATCGATCACACCATCATCTCAAAACTGTATTAGTAGTTATCATTAAGTTAATCCTACATGTTAACCATACCCCTTGCATGTTCTAACTTCTAACATGTTACCAACTCTAGTTAACTGTGTATGTTCGGCGTGTCTATCTAGGAGGCGCCGAAAGTTAAGTAATATTCATTGTAATAAGACCATACCCATTCCCATTACATAGAGTAGTAGTATGTCTATCCAACTGGGTTAAACATTGTTcaattctactccctctgttccgaattacttgttgcaggtatggatgtatctagatgaattttagttctagatacatccatttctgcgacgagtaatttggaacgaagggagtatcaaATAGTACTTAAATTGGTGCCTCCCAGGTTTGCACACTGGATAATTATAGTGAAATGGAGGGAGTGATTTTTTGTATCGTCGTGATTATTTCTTGATGTGTTTGCATTTCCTTATCTGGCAAGCATATGGTATCTGTTGCATTATGTAATGCTCTGTACTGTTGACCAAATCTTGCGTATTGATGTTATCATGCTTGGGGTAAAGTGTGACAACCTTCCAATATTATTGGAAGAAAAACAAGGTAATAAATCAAGCATAGAGGTAGAGTTGATACTTGATATGGGTAGTTTGGTGGTGTACAAGTATTCTAGAATGGATGAATCTTCATTTCCAACCTCTGTCATGGAGGCTGGTTTTATATATTATTTTGTTTGGTTATTTACACCTCTCCTGGATTTATTCAATCATGTGTTCATTACCAACACAAGTTTAATCTGTATGCCCAGGATGATGAATTGCTATACTGGATCTGTCAATCAATCGATGAAGAAAAAGACCCAGAGTGCTTGAAGCTTTCTTTTCATGTGGTGGAAGTTGTCATGAAGCTGTTCCCAGACCCATCTGGTATCGCAGACCAATTTGCAAGTGACCTTTTTGAGCTTCTGAGCAAATATTTTCCTGTTTACTTCACACATGTATGTTGATGAACTATCGTGGCATCCAAAACATTTTCGTGTGTATGTCATTCTGCAACTTAATTAGTTCTTGACGTTCCTTTCTCCAATATGGTATCATGTATATGTGCAGGGAGCCGGTGATAATTTAGGTGTTACAAGAGACGAACTTTCTAGGGCATTGATGGTATGACCTTAGTATTTTACCTGATAGATTATTTCAAAGACCATTCAATTTTTTGAACTGAACATATGGCTCGGCGCTATAATTATTTGTCAAATGCGACTATGGAGTTGTGTGTTATATCACCTTATCATACTTCTAAATGAAAACATGTTTCTATTATTTTACTTGTGTGGTTAACAACCTGTTTAAATATTTGCAGCATGCCTTTTGTGCAAGTCCATATTTCGAGCCCTTTGCCATCCCATTGCTTCTAGATAAACTTTCTTCCGATCTTCCATTAGCAAAGGTCAGCAGTTTTAACTTATCTTAATGTTTCAAGTTCATCAATCTAACAAAGTGAATAACCTCTTTGATTTTCTGCTAAAAATTCACATGTTAGTATTTTGTACAGCTTGATTCCTTGAAATATTTGGACAATTGCATTCACTGCTATGGAGCTGATAGAATGGTTACACATGCATCAGCTATTTGGTTTAAGTTGAAAGAAGTACTTTTTAGCCTTTCTTCAGATCAACTTTTATCATCAGGGTCACCTAAAGATGCAGAGAATAATAAGAATCAAATAATATCAGAAGCTGAACATTGCTTGAAGACTGCTGTTACATATATACATTCTTCGGATAGAGATATTTTCATcaatttgatcttgttggatgagGATATTGTGAATAACATCCATTCTGTAACAACTGAAGAGAACTCCATCGGTAGTTCACTGCAAGCCCTTGGAAGTGTCGTTTCTATTCTTGCTGGGTCATCTACATATTTGTGCACTAGAGTTTTTCAAGCACATTTTAAACGCTTGGTGGATATTTTGGGAAACTCAGCTGGTTTTGATTCTCAACACCTGAGCATCGCCAATGGATCATCTCCTGCTTCTATTAACTATGGAGCTCTCTATTTATCTGTTCAAATGCTTTCATCCTGCCGAGAAGTCGCTGTGGCATCTCTTGAAGGCGTCCCAGCAGAGGAGTCCTGGTGGCTTATCTTAGAGGAAAAGCTGGATCAAATCATCCATCTTTTCGGAAAATTGTTGACTATTGATTCTCAGCCTACCCAGTCAGCGGTCAGAAAAGAATGTGTTTCGTTTGCTGGTATGTTGAAGTCTTTAATTATGACTTGCTAAATACCACATTTTGTAAGACAACATGCACCTATTAGGCGCTGTCACAAACTCACAACTATCTGAACTTTCCTAATCCATGCTTGTAGATTTTGCTTAAGAGAACTCCTCATTACAAAAGGTCGAGCATCTGGTTTGCAAATAGACATGCTGTCCATAGCCGTGCTCTTTCAGTCTACATATTATTTGTCAATAACTCTTTAGCCATTTCTGGAGATTCTAGTCTATATGGTCTACCTTATTCATCAAGGTCATATTTTAGTTCCAAATATTTAATTGATGGACTcttaatttttatttttctcttgttgAATTTCAGTGCTTCTTTAGAATCATTGAGGATCAATCTGTCTATCCTAATATGGTTGTTTCTTATAAATTGTTTGCAGTGAAGGGTTTGCTGATACTTGCAACTATCCCGGAACAATGTTCACTTCTACTGGAAAATGCTTATGAGAATATTTTGCTGATGCTTACCTTAGTAATTACAAGCAAGTATGAAAATGCACATTTGTGGAGATTATCATTGAAAACATTGACTAGCATTGGCTCATCTGCTGTGGAATTACATGCTTCTAAAAGAGAAATGGTTTACAATAGAATTGTTGTCGACAAGATAATTCGTTTGGCTGAATCTTGTGATGCATCGATGCCTCTGAATCTAAGACTTGAAGCATGTTTTGAAGTTGGCACCGCTAGTATGAACTATATGTTAAGGGTTGCCAGATCACTTGAAGAAACTGTCATCACAAATATCTCTCAGGCCTGTATCGAATCCCCCTGTTGTCTTCTTATTTCCTGCAAATTGCATTTTATAAGCAACCAAACTAATGTTTTATTGATCCTGCAGGTTAATGGAAGTATAGAATGTGCGGACTATGTAACCTGTCTGATTGATTTTTACTCTAGTCGTCTCCTTCCTTGGTATGCCAACTTTGCATTCCAGTATGTATTGCTGTATCAACAAACATGGGTTACGATTAGTCTGTAATCTTGAAACATCTTTCTCAGTTTGTGCAAACCTAACTGTAAAAAGGTTGCACATACTTGACCAATTCGATAGCTGAAAAATGTTACTGGTGGCATGCTTGGTACCTGTGCcctgtactagccttttgacaggatATATGTTAGCCAAATATCATCTTCTCTCTGAGTAACCATCTCCATTATGGCAGGTTCTTTACTTCCGGTGGTCTCAATGAACTTGCTTTGAGCTTTGCTCTGCGTCTCTGGGATGAGATTGGGGACTTGGTTACTCTGGACCGAATCATATCACAGGTGAAGCTCCATCAAACTGATTATTTTTTTTGCTAATGCAGTTGAATTACTGGTTCTTAGGTATATATTTGGCATGTGACGCATAAATCTGTACTGTGTAATCATGGAACACTCATTTTTCTCTCTCAGGGTCTTCTTGACTCACTAATGATGGGAATGAAGTTATTAGTCAGAGTCTGCACAGAGGAACAACAGTCGTTGATTGTTCAGAAAGCATGCGGTATAGTATCATTGATGCTGTCTCTCCCAGTGAAAGCATTAACACGCCATCTTTTGTCTGTTGACGAGTTAGTTCCTGCACACTCTGTTCAAGATACAGCTCTTGTGTGTATGCTTTCATCAGTCATAGTTGGTCTTTGGCCTCAAACACCTGTACCagaaatgatgatgatgattaacCTCTTTTCGGTCTTTCTACTGAATGGGCATATACCAGCTGCTCATGCATTAGCTTCTATTTTCAATAAATATCTACAGAATTCAGAGTTCTCACACGAGATTAAGCTGGATAAAATACTTGATGTTATTCTTGGGGGATGTTTCTCAATTGTATTACCCAGCAGCAATTTGAAGATGTCTTGCTCTCCTGCTGCCACTTTGGATAATGCTAACTTCTCAGACAGCTTGCCTGGAAGCATAGGTTCAAAGATTGATATCTTATGTGGCTTGGCATGGATTGGCAAAGGATTGCTTATGAGAGGAGATGAGAAAGTGAAGGAAATTTCATTGTTTCTTCTTAAATGCCTCTCATCAGATGCTTCTCTAGCAACAGCTGCAGCTGATGCATTCCATGTGATGATGGGTGATTCAGAAGTCTGCCTAAATAAAAAGTTCCATGCAAGAATAAAGTTTTTGTATAAGCAGCGTTTTTTCTCAATACTGATGCCAATTTTTCTCTCTAAACTTAAGGAGACCTCTGAGCTGACAACAAAGTAGGTATCAACATTCTCATCACTTTGTATTATATCTTGTATTGATTTGAACCATACACATTTGTATACCATGTTTCTGTTACTTTGCCTATGCACCAGCAGCATCTCCCAAGGGTTTAGCTTAGTTTATATGTGGACATATCTGTTCTATCAATTAGCTTGGACACTTTTGTGCATTTAGTTTTGATTCGTCCTCTGTGAAATTCCCAAGGGTTCAGCTTAGTTTATTTGTGTACTCTGACTTTGCATACCTTTGTTCACATTATACGTGTAAGCAAAAAGAAAGCAATGTGATGACACCGTTTCGGATATCAAGATGGTAATGTAACTTTTTCATGATAGCAAGCCAAACTGAACCGTGGCACGAGTTTAGAAGTCAAAGAATTTTTTATACTATGTGTGCCTTGGAGGAAAAAGACATTTGAGTTGCCACATCAGTTGAATACTGCAATTTTGTAACCTCAGGACTAGGTTGCATCACATtatttagggccagttcttttggcggcttaaaaaataagccgcctccTCCCCAGCTTTTTCCATAAACTGCCTCCCTCATTCATTGGGGCTTCTGAGCTTGTTATGGGATTACTAATAAGCATCAACAAATTTTGAGggtggcttattttttaagctggggagaggcagcttaatttttaagccgcccaaaagaactggctCCTAATTTAGTTCCATATTGTGCTTTTCCTCATTAATTTTTATCATCATGATTTATATTTTAGAGAAAAGTGTATTTTGATTAAAAATATTGTATAGCTAAGTGATGGTCTGATGCCAGTTTTAGTTCATTTGATGAACCGATCCTGTGATTTTAGTGATTTTTTTATTTGTCAAATGCCTTGAAGCAACTGAAAAATATCACCTACTGCAGATTGGTGATATATCGAGCATTCGGACATATTATTACCAATGCTCCAGTGTCAGCAGTTATAACAGAAGCCCATCAGGTTAATTACTTCTTGATTGAAGCATGCACAACCTTTGTGGGATCAGAGCATACTAATTGCCCAATTGCTTAACTAATTGTTTTTTCAGATTTTGCTCGTGATGATTGATATCTTAGCCAAATTGAGTGTGGATATTCAGGATAAAGATCTAGTGTATAGTTTGTTGCTTGTTTTATCTGGAATGCTGATGGATGAAAAAGGTGATATCATTTACTTTACTCAATTACTTCCATAAGTTCCTACTTAGTAGCCATTAATTCAATAAATTGTGTTTG
The sequence above is drawn from the Triticum aestivum cultivar Chinese Spring chromosome 7A, IWGSC CS RefSeq v2.1, whole genome shotgun sequence genome and encodes:
- the LOC123149347 gene encoding MMS19 nucleotide excision repair protein homolog isoform X1: MAKVPAGEWVPHVEAFVDVSRSPAQHSAGVDALAALVNKDKLTLFDLVSKMDMYLTTTDHIVRARGILLLGQIMSHISFKWLDVNAITTLSDFFTSRLSDWQALRGALVGCLALLHRKSSVGTIMVADVKRLVEAFIADVQVQSLAAADRKMCFEIFSWILDHYPEAVKTMDDELLYWICQSIDEEKDPECLKLSFHVVEVVMKLFPDPSGIADQFASDLFELLSKYFPVYFTHGAGDNLGVTRDELSRALMHAFCASPYFEPFAIPLLLDKLSSDLPLAKLDSLKYLDNCIHCYGADRMVTHASAIWFKLKEVLFSLSSDQLLSSGSPKDAENNKNQIISEAEHCLKTAVTYIHSSDRDIFINLILLDEDIVNNIHSVTTEENSIGSSLQALGSVVSILAGSSTYLCTRVFQAHFKRLVDILGNSAGFDSQHLSIANGSSPASINYGALYLSVQMLSSCREVAVASLEGVPAEESWWLILEEKLDQIIHLFGKLLTIDSQPTQSAVRKECVSFAVKGLLILATIPEQCSLLLENAYENILLMLTLVITSKYENAHLWRLSLKTLTSIGSSAVELHASKREMVYNRIVVDKIIRLAESCDASMPLNLRLEACFEVGTASMNYMLRVARSLEETVITNISQACIESPCCLLISCKLHFISNQTNVLLILQVNGSIECADYVTCLIDFYSSRLLPWFFTSGGLNELALSFALRLWDEIGDLVTLDRIISQGLLDSLMMGMKLLVRVCTEEQQSLIVQKACGIVSLMLSLPVKALTRHLLSVDELVPAHSVQDTALVCMLSSVIVGLWPQTPVPEMMMMINLFSVFLLNGHIPAAHALASIFNKYLQNSEFSHEIKLDKILDVILGGCFSIVLPSSNLKMSCSPAATLDNANFSDSLPGSIGSKIDILCGLAWIGKGLLMRGDEKVKEISLFLLKCLSSDASLATAAADAFHVMMGDSEVCLNKKFHARIKFLYKQRFFSILMPIFLSKLKETSELTTKLVIYRAFGHIITNAPVSAVITEAHQILLVMIDILAKLSVDIQDKDLVYSLLLVLSGMLMDEKGKECIVENIRIIISVLAQLVSYPHMMVVRETALQCFVAMSSFPHSKVYRMRSQVLQAAIKALDDKKRAVRQEAVRCRQTWYENYILFLRVLVLFCGNMNHLM
- the LOC123149347 gene encoding MMS19 nucleotide excision repair protein homolog isoform X4, with product MAKVPAGEWVPHVEAFVDVSRSPAQHSAGVDALAALVNKDKLTLFDLVSKMDMYLTTTDHIVRARGILLLGQIMSHISFKWLDVNAITTLSDFFTSRLSDWQALRGALVGCLALLHRKSSVGTIMVADVKRLVEAFIADVQVQSLAAADRKMCFEIFSWILDHYPEAVKTMDDELLYWICQSIDEEKDPECLKLSFHVVEVVMKLFPDPSGIADQFASDLFELLSKYFPVYFTHGAGDNLGVTRDELSRALMHAFCASPYFEPFAIPLLLDKLSSDLPLAKLDSLKYLDNCIHCYGADRMVTHASAIWFKLKEVLFSLSSDQLLSSGSPKDAENNKNQIISEAEHCLKTAVTYIHSSDRDIFINLILLDEDIVNNIHSVTTEENSIGSSLQALGSVVSILAGSSTYLCTRVFQAHFKRLVDILGNSAGFDSQHLSIANGSSPASINYGALYLSVQMLSSCREVAVASLEGVPAEESWWLILEEKLDQIIHLFGKLLTIDSQPTQSAVRKECVSFAVKGLLILATIPEQCSLLLENAYENILLMLTLVITSKYENAHLWRLSLKTLTSIGSSAVELHASKREMVYNRIVVDKIIRLAESCDASMPLNLRLEACFEVGTASMNYMLRVARSLEETVITNISQVNGSIECADYVTCLIDFYSSRLLPWFFTSGGLNELALSFALRLWDEIGDLVTLDRIISQGLLDSLMMGMKLLVRVCTEEQQSLIVQKACGIVSLMLSLPVKALTRHLLSVDELVPAHSVQDTALVCMLSSVIVGLWPQTPVPEMMMMINLFSVFLLNGHIPAAHALASIFNKYLQNSEFSHEIKLDKILDVILGGCFSIVLPSSNLKMSCSPAATLDNANFSDSLPGSIGSKIDILCGLAWIGKGLLMRGDEKVKEISLFLLKCLSSDASLATAAADAFHVMMGDSEVCLNKKFHARIKFLYKQRFFSILMPIFLSKLKETSELTTK
- the LOC123149347 gene encoding MMS19 nucleotide excision repair protein homolog isoform X3, producing the protein MAKVPAGEWVPHVEAFVDVSRSPAQHSAGVDALAALVNKDKLTLFDLVSKMDMYLTTTDHIVRARGILLLGQIMSHISFKWLDVNAITTLSDFFTSRLSDWQALRGALVGCLALLHRKSSVGTIMVADVKRLVEAFIADVQVQSLAAADRKMCFEIFSWILDHYPEAVKTMDDELLYWICQSIDEEKDPECLKLSFHVVEVVMKLFPDPSGIADQFASDLFELLSKYFPVYFTHGAGDNLGVTRDELSRALMHAFCASPYFEPFAIPLLLDKLSSDLPLAKLDSLKYLDNCIHCYGADRMVTHASAIWFKLKEVLFSLSSDQLLSSGSPKDAENNKNQIISEAEHCLKTAVTYIHSSDRDIFINLILLDEDIVNNIHSVTTEENSIGSSLQALGSVVSILAGSSTYLCTRVFQAHFKRLVDILGNSAGFDSQHLSIANGSSPASINYGALYLSVQMLSSCREVAVASLEGVPAEESWWLILEEKLDQIIHLFGKLLTIDSQPTQSAVRKECVSFAVKGLLILATIPEQCSLLLENAYENILLMLTLVITSKYENAHLWRLSLKTLTSIGSSAVELHASKREMVYNRIVVDKIIRLAESCDASMPLNLRLEACFEVGTASMNYMLRVARSLEETVITNISQVNGSIECADYVTCLIDFYSSRLLPWFFTSGGLNELALSFALRLWDEIGDLVTLDRIISQGLLDSLMMGMKLLVRVCTEEQQSLIVQKACGIVSLMLSLPVKALTRHLLSVDELVPAHSVQDTALVCMLSSVIVGLWPQTPVPEMMMMINLFSVFLLNGHIPAAHALASIFNKYLQNSEFSHEIKLDKILDVILGGCFSIVLPSSNLKMSCSPAATLDNANFSDSLPGSIGSKIDILCGLAWIGKGLLMRGDEKVKEISLFLLKCLSSDASLATAAADAFHVMMGDSEVCLNKKFHARIKFLYKQRFFSILMPIFLSKLKETSELTTKLVIYRAFGHIITNAPVSAVITEAHQILLVMIDILAKLSVDIQDKDLVYSLLLVLSGMLMDEKGKECIVENIRIIISVLAQLVSYPHMMVVRETALQCFVAMSSFPHSKVYRMRSQVLQAAIKALDDKKRAVRQEAVRCRQTWQSSFA
- the LOC123149347 gene encoding MMS19 nucleotide excision repair protein homolog isoform X2; its protein translation is MAKVPAGEWVPHVEAFVDVSRSPAQHSAGVDALAALVNKDKLTLFDLVSKMDMYLTTTDHIVRARGILLLGQIMSHISFKWLDVNAITTLSDFFTSRLSDWQALRGALVGCLALLHRKSSVGTIMVADVKRLVEAFIADVQVQSLAAADRKMCFEIFSWILDHYPEAVKTMDDELLYWICQSIDEEKDPECLKLSFHVVEVVMKLFPDPSGIADQFASDLFELLSKYFPVYFTHGAGDNLGVTRDELSRALMHAFCASPYFEPFAIPLLLDKLSSDLPLAKLDSLKYLDNCIHCYGADRMVTHASAIWFKLKEVLFSLSSDQLLSSGSPKDAENNKNQIISEAEHCLKTAVTYIHSSDRDIFINLILLDEDIVNNIHSVTTEENSIGSSLQALGSVVSILAGSSTYLCTRVFQAHFKRLVDILGNSAGFDSQHLSIANGSSPASINYGALYLSVQMLSSCREVAVASLEGVPAEESWWLILEEKLDQIIHLFGKLLTIDSQPTQSAVRKECVSFAVKGLLILATIPEQCSLLLENAYENILLMLTLVITSKYENAHLWRLSLKTLTSIGSSAVELHASKREMVYNRIVVDKIIRLAESCDASMPLNLRLEACFEVGTASMNYMLRVARSLEETVITNISQVNGSIECADYVTCLIDFYSSRLLPWFFTSGGLNELALSFALRLWDEIGDLVTLDRIISQGLLDSLMMGMKLLVRVCTEEQQSLIVQKACGIVSLMLSLPVKALTRHLLSVDELVPAHSVQDTALVCMLSSVIVGLWPQTPVPEMMMMINLFSVFLLNGHIPAAHALASIFNKYLQNSEFSHEIKLDKILDVILGGCFSIVLPSSNLKMSCSPAATLDNANFSDSLPGSIGSKIDILCGLAWIGKGLLMRGDEKVKEISLFLLKCLSSDASLATAAADAFHVMMGDSEVCLNKKFHARIKFLYKQRFFSILMPIFLSKLKETSELTTKLVIYRAFGHIITNAPVSAVITEAHQILLVMIDILAKLSVDIQDKDLVYSLLLVLSGMLMDEKGKECIVENIRIIISVLAQLVSYPHMMVVRETALQCFVAMSSFPHSKVYRMRSQVLQAAIKALDDKKRAVRQEAVRCRQTWYENYILFLRVLVLFCGNMNHLM